tagccttatgcaaaatgcagatggagacggagcttagtctcgaaaggcagcaagtagccttatgcaatgcataaatGTAAAGAAACGAACAGTAGTAAGTtctcttagctgatagatgaTTGCGCTATCATGACTGCTGGGAAATGCTGGGTGTAGATAGTAGACTTTTGCGAAATGAGTGATTGCTTTGAGAGTTTCGACTCTAAAGAGTGGGTGCGTTTTGCTTTTGCGGCCTGAATTCTGGTGGGCGATTTGCGCTATTAAGACTGCTGGGGAGTGTCGAGTGCAGATAGTGACCTTCTGGAGGGTTTTTGATTCTGAAGAGCAAATATACTTTGATTCGTTGCCTGaattcctgcatccaaagaaaaattgtgagttttataggggggaggttagttcataTCCTCCGGCTCTTGCTTttgcgtatcattggggtagcgttgctaaacgatGCGATCCAAATGATATTCGGGCATGACCTAGTGAATTTAAGGCAAGTGCATGTATATATAGGTAAAAAGAATTCCTTGATTATTTCGGAATGAACCAACAACtacaacgtggttcaagacacgtCAACCTcgcttgctccagaattttgagggtcctcctcaaaattctgccccagtttactgggctggcgctgCTGACGGCTGTGCTGGATGACTGAACGCGGAACAATCCTAGAATTTtaagggccctcctcaaaattctgccccagtttactaggtTGGTGCTGATGAGAAAACTGACGactgacttcggaattttgagggtcctcctcaaaattctgccccagttccaatagcagGGGGAaagatggaatttttattaaaatgtgaccgaacccatagggctgcctacttatcccctcttaaacgagaattaggtcaggcgtagttcaaaatACATCATGAAGGAAAAACATATGATCAAATGTAGTATCGTTTCACTGCGTCTGTGTTGAtaggcttcggccagacttctccgtccatttccgcGAGAATAAGGGCTCATCCGGTTAGAACCCGATGCACCATATACGAACCCTGCCAattaggagagaatttccctttggcttcatcttgatatggaaatatcttcttcaacaccagctgtcctggtgtaaacttccttggcttgactctcttgttgaaggctctggacattctgttctgatataaTTGACCGTGACAAACAACGCTCATTATTTTTTCGTCtatgagggctaactgctcgtagcgactcttgacccattctgcatcatctaattctgcttcttgtatgacccttaaggaaggaatttctacctcggcgtggatgaccgcctctgtaccataaaccaacatgtagggagtggctccagttgatgtgcggaccgtggtacgataacccagtaaggcgaatgacaacttctcatgccactgtttgtgcttttcgatcatcttccttagtatcttcttgatgttcttattggctgcttctaTAGCTCCATTCATTGAGGTCTGTAAGCCatagagttcttgtgtttaatcttgagaaccctggctttgacttgcttggtgacttcttctttgatgttaaactcatgtctggtttgaactttctgagtttctgtttgaCCGGCGGGCATGCCGGATCTGTCGGCAGCTTGTGAGCCAcgatggatgtgctgagaccggtcatatcatcatacgaccaagcgaatatatcctcatattctttcaaaaactctgtgtattcttccttttctgatggtgacaagtgTACGCTGAtacgtgtttccttgacattttctgtGTTCCTCAAATTGATAACCTCAGTTTCGTCTAAGTTAGACTTGGGCCTGTTCTCGAAATTCTTGACCTCcctaacaacctcttctggtatctcatcttcttctgagtctatatcCGTTTGTCGCACTGTCTTGTTGCaagtcacagtcgttggttcatcatcaagatatgtaatagtaatgctgtgtaaaataaagtaaatggtagagaaaataaatgagatcGAAACGTAAAGATAAACTTGGAAAATGCTTTTTCATAATCGTTTAAAACATCGGAGCTCTTTTCAAAAGTAAAGACAATGCGGAGAAGTAAAATCAACTAAAGTAAAGTGTGATGCATATGCGtcgtttagccttgctaccccgaggctcttCGGGCACTGGTGGTCCTGATTGACCAATTGGCGAGGTGCTCTCCTTGGTTCATAGCTTGAATGGAAGGGCCTTTCTCAACTTCCTCCTCGAagataacacaacaatccatatcatcttCCAGAAACAAGTTCTTTATTGCTGCTAGTGCCTCGTCTTCCTCTGATCCGTACAAAGTGTCGGCTGGCTGAAAAATCTGCCCCAACTGAGGTATAGGGTGCTCCAGCAGATGGTATGGTCCGCACCATGGGGgtgaccagtggttgaactcctcccaagtgtactcataccctaggccaaaagtggtaccgtgcttcttcagcttgataggtttggtgATACCCTGCAGGTTCTTTCCAAGTCCTTTTCCGGGTTCATACCCGCTCCAATTCAGGATgctctcaattttgttatcccaccacttgtctttgtctATGGCGTTGACTCGCTCTATGTGATGGTATGTTTCTCCACCGATTTTCCTTCTACCTCTAATCATCGGGATGTCTTGGagactatatatagggttgctaccgtcgccatgaatgattacttcctgatgattccattcaaattttacagcCCGATGCAAAGTTGATGCCACAGCCCCAGcagcgtggatccagggtcgtcctagcaACAAATTGTAGGACGCTGGTACGTCAATGACTTGGAACTCGACATCGAACCAGGTGGATCCCATCTGCAGGCATAAGCTAATTTCTCCAAATGGTGGTCCTCTGAGATCCATCAAAAGCTTTGACACTGATAGCCCcgtctttgatctcgtgcaatcccttacccaatgtcctgagagttaccaacggacaaatgttgaggctggatcccCCGTCGACTAGAATTCTGGTGACAAAGTGATCCTCGCATTGCgcagtgatgtgcaatgctttgttgtgaccaAGCCCTTCGGGCGGTAATTCAtcttcatgaaaggtgatcttatggctttccagtacCTGGCCCACCATGTTTGCTATTTCGCCTCCTATTATGTTGCTgggaacataagcttcactcagtaCTTTTATTAAGGCGTTTTTATGTGCCTCTGAGCTTTGTAGAAGAGCCAGAATAGAAATCTGTGCTGGCGTTTTGTTCAGTTGCTCGACGACCGAGTACTCTTTGGCATGTaccttcctccaaaggtcatcgggTCCAGTTTCAACAGCCCGCCCGGAGGCCTGCTTGCTGGACTCAGCCAAGTGTTCCGGGGTGTATACCCCGCCTGTCCTGGTCATGCCCTGTGCGGCAATCGCTTCCCTAGTATTTGTCTTTCCCTTCCTTCTAGCCTCAgcggtgtaatcccaaggtataacATTTGTCTTGAACGAGGTTACGTCTATCATGGAGACTGGAATTGGTGCCTTAGGAGGTAACACAGTAACTTCAAACGGCGTAGGCGCCCTTGGAACTccgaactcaacctcaattggttttGGCGCCTTTGaaggtggtgcttcaaactcgagTGGTACAGACACATTTACCACATCGCCCTCAGAGGGCTGAATCTGGACAACAATGGGAttgagagtaactattggcttcttagGCTCGTCTCCTTCAGCTATCAACCCGATtgaccccttggggtcccaattATCTTCAATCTCGATCATTTGGATACCACTACCCTCGTGGtcaggtagagggttgttgcggacattaggagcgggctcctttgctataatgatcttgttgtcaatcaggttctgaatcttgtctttcaacgagcGACACTCGTCGATGGTATGGCCCTTCATCCCGAAATGGTATGCGCAAGTCTTGTTTGGGTTgatccactgggaaggattttttGGAGTTACGGCTGGGATAGGGGTAACGTAACCAGGTGCCTTGAGTTTTTGATATAATTGGTCAATTGGCTCGGCTATGgcggtatattgtctgggaggtttgcggtcgaagtttggtctAGGTCGAGGGAAGTTTTGACGGGTAGGAGGTGATGGGTAGTGAGAAGGTTGGGAGTTATATGCTTGGTATATAGGTGCGGGTTGGGAAAATCTGTGTGAAGCGGGTTCATACGTAGGTGGTGGAGCAGGTGATGGAATTTGGTAGgtgggtgatggtgcttggtagtttagggtaggttgatatgtgagtggagctgAGGGATAGGTTTGGTACTTCATAGGGGAGTTGTTCCTTTGCACAACCATCACAGAATTCACATCCTTTTTCTTTGATtaaccaccagactgtaaagccttgttggtagtTTGCAATGCCTCGAGGTTAGTGACCATACcatttttgatgccttcttcgattctttctcccaacttgatgatgtcggagaactttTGGCCCTCTATTAGCATCAGCCTCTCGTAGTACTGCGAATCCTGAGCACGGACGaagaacctgttcatttgttcttcctctaaggccggtctgaccttagtagcttctgacctccaacgagtagcatactcgcgaaaggtctctgtgggcttcttcttgagattctggatatagaacaaaTCTAGTGCGTTCtcagtgttgaacctaaaccgatccataaagtcagatgccatgttcacccaactagtccatttctttgcatcctggctaatataccatgataaagcatcacccttcaaactcctcatgaacaacttcatgcgaATCTTCTCGTCCCTTCCGACTCCTACCGGCTTATCACAATACATTCTGAGGTGGACCCTGAGATCACTTGTACCGTCGAATagttcgaacttgggaggtttgtacccttccgggagctcaacatctggctgaacacAGAGATCTTCGTAATTTAACCCTTCAACACTTTTGTTACTTTCGAAATCTTGGatccggctagtcaacttcttgatcTCAGCGGCCAAATTCTGAATGAGGGAGCTCTTGTCATCTATCTCGATTGCACTGGCGATTAGATGACTGTAATGTGGCATGGTGTCCACAAAGATTGGAGTGTTATGGTCTTTTGTGGTATTTTGTGTTTCAGGAACGTGCAGTGGAGTGTTGTTGCAGGTGTTGCAGGCTTGGGCATGAGCGGGTTGTGCTGGTGGTGTAGTATGGTTCTGGTTGTTGGCATCAGCAACAGCAAGAGTGATTGACAGACTTGCCAggtttcgaacttgttccaattctTCTCGAAATCTCAGCAAAGTTTGCTCAAGATGAGCAGTAGTTTCCTTAGTGATTGAAGCGTTCTGAGAGGTTTCCTCGATTTCCTTTCTAGCACTTGTATctcccattttgcctttgttcctgtttctagtaggacttggaggaggaggaggtggaggacccttggatcttgttgagtacgctgatggtgccagaatgcacgaacaaatcttggggaggggaataaaaataataaaagaaaaaaaaaacaaaaaggtaaaaagtTAGCGCGGATTCTGATAAataatattgcaatatttaaacacattgtgctgGAATATAAATCgcttcctaatttgggtgcctcgttgtgcccgaggtaagcctagcgacaaattaaatttggagaacttataatgctaaatgcctcattttattggtAAAAATAAGACGAGTCAAAAACAACTGAATAACAAAAGATGTCACTAATGGCCAGCGGCCTTATTATATTTAAGAAAGCGGAAGAGTAAaaatcctaactacttggtccccgaaggaccttcctcaggttgaatgttcttgTTGACCAGATCCTCCATCTCGCTcagattttctagtaaaaatgcctttgccaggcgTTCTCCTTCGCTTCCCTCAATGTTTTGacagtcggtgactcttttcctcactttcccttccaattccagcaagctgtactccaggtattctagcttctcactagccttggtgactctctctttccattcgttgatttggttactGGATGGGAGGTTCCTCCACCAGGTCAGCAAGATTGAgggtatgtttaccataccgaagtcgGGAACTTTGTCGTTCATTTCCTGCAAAAtaaagggttaagacctcacccccaccagactcgactatttaataccaataattagcataaggcgtttagttctccaaataaatgcacatagcgtgaaggtgtccgtttgggtttcaagaaacccgatggactttggtttAGGTtgtcttaatgagtcattatgcggacaacataactgactcggctaggctTGACAATGATGCATGAACAGtttaatagagtaaggtttctactttgaagtgctagacaaggtacccttgagcggacaactcaagagggaaaggcgcggaaccatcgactacaccgttgatcgactggttttatcgcaaatatgcctttgccacatTTAGGGGTTATGATATCGGAagggtgcaaccactcattataagcgttgctataggatttgttttggcacGAGTGGGATATGATGTTGAGAGATGCAATTACAATAATGAAACAAattacatgtattttcacgttcataaagtaaagaTTACAATAAATGCTCGAAAATGAAAACGAAATTGAGATAATGGTAAAGCAGTAAAGGGGAAAGcaattaaaggaaaagaaaacaggAAGAGTCAAGTTAGTATTCACGGAGAAATGATTAAAAGCAGGAAATAAAGGTAATAAAGGAAGCAATAAAGTCATAAAAAGAAcgtaatggtaaaagccttaaagcatctccccagcagagtcgccatgctgtcgactccccctttttccctcctaaaagaaggcgaaatcgggtttacgacattatgaacaaaacaactcttattccctttcgaggaatcgggttatggaatttgaagagtcgccacctaatgattatagtgcattaggacacttttaaagAAGAtaacattttttgaaagataaaccagagttcgggtaagggcttgagattatctcgaggggaaggtgttaggcacccctaaagatccactagtgtggttcccgtccGTGCTTAATtatgactttaagaagagtaggaataaacaagcaaagtttgcacataacaagttgaaaaattttgaaagaagaaagacacaagttattttaaaaggagaaagcttAGTTGAAGAAAACACTAATTTAAGAAAACATTGATaactaaagaaggagaaaaggggtcctaggtttaaatataatatgaatcagtttggtgcaatacccagcaatcattctcGCACGAGATATTAACGCaccgtcatcatctccatattctacccttcccaccccgtaaaGGTTAATTAAACGTGTGGATTGGTCGCGAGTGCTtattgcgtgctattacccgtcccgtcctataagtcctagagggtatttaggaACATTATTCCTATAAGGTAAGGACTAGGTTGAACCCTTAGGttgaacccttaggtttaaatgtcaaaatactaggcgacatacaaaacaaataaGACTTCATGTAAGGGATCAAATAAAAGCATGTAAGAGGCTCAAATGTCCCTCCACGGATAGACATATAATTAGCACGTCTCAATCACATTTAAGGTCTAAAGAAATGAGAGTTAAAAGCAGGAATATTAAAGATAGGTTTTGGCAGAAATCAAAAGTTTGATCGAAATTTTCAGAAGTATAACTAAAAATGGCAGTAGGTATATAATAGTTCAGGAATTAGTAAAAGACAAATtgaaacactttcaaaatataGTAATGATGTAGTAAAATAGCACGATTCTGGACAAGCAAACAACCCAGTAGAAGACATGATAAAACATATGCATGATTCCGAGAGTATGTCAAAATGGGACTGGAGTTTTAACAGAAATCAGAGTAATCCTCAGCGAGGCAAACAAGGAATGGAGTTCAGTAGTTTAAGAAAGAGACAGAGTAGTCTGAAAATTGgcaaaacaaaatcaaacaatTTTATTatgcctaaagcttgcctaggcgtCGTATGTATTGCCTACTTGAAAGGTGAGCATGCATATTAATCCAGGTTTAAGGAGAGGAGGCATAGTTCATCAGACTTATGTTGTTAAATTAGACAAATTAGTGAGGCGTTCAGCAATTGCAACTCAAATGAAGATCCTAAGTAACATGATGTCTAATGCACATAAAGCTCCTAAAACATGGTCCCTAAATGCAGTAGCAATTTGTATAACAGGTTGTTAATTAATCGTGATTACAAAGTGAGTATAATAACGAGCTGAAAGTAAAAgagcctaaaacaggatttctaatcGTGTGAGATGCATGTCCTATGCAGGATATCTATTGCACAAATAAGTAAgtaaaaccctatagacatgttctctacccATTAACCAAGCATGCATAATCCCACCCAATTTCACTATAGCCCCAATTAttcattacaagttattacagacgaAGTAATCAGATTACAGTAGCGAAGAgtagaaaaataagaagctattctatagggagccttcaaccaGGCCCAAGTCTCCAATCCTCACTTCTTTCGAGTTTCACAACCTTTACCAAGGTTTGGGTGCGGCAAAGCTCCCTAAAGGCCTATTGGGACCCATGGCCAATACCAGGCACCTAAAATAAATTAACAAGACAAGTGCAAGTGTGGAATTACTAGCCTTGTGCATCAAATTTCAGTGGGTACTCAAGGTACccaaagcaatgcttacactaAGGTGGCTGACCCTAAACTTCTAAGAGTAGTGAGATAGTAATGGAGTTTCAAAAGATTGAATTGAAAAGCAGTTTGAAACAGAAGATACAATGTCAGGTAAGCACAAGCAGGGGCAGAGGAGAAGGGGACAAGTAATTCACGAGTGAGAACACAGTTACACAAACATCAAAGAGAAGCACTTCAGCACTTAAACAATCAGGCAAGTTTCAACCAAAGAGGTCAGAACTTCATGCTGATAACTACACCGGGGTTAGGGGATAAGGAAAGACATGCATGAGACATATAAGGGGAGTAATGGGCATGCCGGATTAAGATAGTCATGTTAATCGACATAGAAGCATGCTAATTGCAGCAAGAACAACAAAAGCATAAGTAGAAATATACGAGAAACAAAAGGAAGTGCAATACCCATAGAAAACATATTGCTTTGAAGCTGTAAATCAAAtaggagacataccagttgaaggcaAAGTAATGCAGGACAGTAGTGAGTTATAATATGCAAAGTGGTGAAGTGAGCAGCAATATAGAGAGTGTGCAGCGATAGTAGTGAAGTGAGAAGCAATATAGAGAGAAATGGAACAATGAAGCAGCCTGAAACTCAGCCTGAGTTTCAAGCTAGTTGAGCAGCCAGTAGTCACAAGGGGAGAGAGATTGTGTGAAACAAAGAGAGAGTACTGAATTACTTCTTttgtgtaagagagagttcagaaaATGATTCCGTCCTCCTATGCTAGAGAGAGGGTAGAGTATATATAGTCTTCAAATAAGTGAAAACTAAGGTAACACATATAGACTGATTATAAT
This sequence is a window from Nicotiana sylvestris chromosome 3, ASM39365v2, whole genome shotgun sequence. Protein-coding genes within it:
- the LOC138887274 gene encoding uncharacterized protein gives rise to the protein MGDTSARKEIEETSQNASITKETTAHLEQTLLRFREELEQVRNLASLSITLAVADANNQNHTTPPAQPAHAQACNTCNNTPLHVPETQNTTKDHNTPIFVDTMPHYSHLIASAIEIDDKSSLIQNLAAEIKKLTSRIQDFESNKSVEGLNYEDLCVQPDVELPEGYKPPKFELFDGTSDLRVHLRMYCDKPVGVGRDEKIRMKLFMRSLKGDALSWYISQDAKKWTSWVNMASDFMDRFRFNTENALDLFYIQNLKKKPTETFREYATRWRSEATKVRPALEEEQMNRFFVRAQDSQYYERLMLIEGQKFSDIIKLGERIEEGIKNGMVTNLEALQTTNKALQSGG